Proteins encoded by one window of Vigna radiata var. radiata cultivar VC1973A chromosome 5, Vradiata_ver6, whole genome shotgun sequence:
- the LOC111241621 gene encoding calcium uniporter protein 4, mitochondrial-like produces the protein MYMLLIFPKLTFRCHCLTSPPESSGFLHHFLKVRSACGHFDNPSFSEGGKLKGIRTDDLDVNHPTARDVGGISINDARKIREWQMEKVKAKLRDIPHTSIYYSHCFQICLQHCDHNQDQATEFAETLNHSGDVIVFGDVVFYAQNR, from the exons ATGTATATGCTCCTAATTTTTCCTAAACTCACATTCCGCTGCCACTGCCTAACGTCGCCGCCGGAATCCTCTGGCTTCCTCCACCACTTTCTCAAGGTTAGAAGTGCGTGCGGCCACTTCGACAATCCCTCATTTTCGGAGGGAGGCAAACTCAAAGGCATCAGGACCGATGATCTTGATGTTAATCATCCAACGGCTCGAGATGTCGGCGGAATTTCCATCAATGATGCGAGGAAGATTCGAGAGTGGCAGATGGAGAAGGTGAAAGCGAAGTTGAGAGACATTCCTCACACTTCAATTTATTACTCTCACTGTTTTCAAATCTGTCTTCAGCACTGCGATCACAATCAAGATCAAGCCACGGAGTTTGCCGAGACACTGAATCACTCTGGAGATGTCATTGTTTTCGGTGACGTCGTTTTTTACGCCCAGAACAG GTAG
- the LOC106762609 gene encoding lysophospholipid acyltransferase LPEAT1 isoform X2 yields the protein MESELKDLNSKPPNGSSSRDDRPLLKSESLASADSIAEMEKKFAAYVRRDIYGTMGRGELPPKEKLLLGFALVTLLPIRVLLAVTVLLFYYLICRVCTLFYAPNREDEQEDYAHMSGWRRAVIVSCGRALSRVMLFIFGFYWITESNSASQEDKQQPEESDRPGVIISNHVSYLDILYHMSSSFPSFVAKRSVARLPLVGLISKCLGCVYVQRESKSSDFKGVSAIVTDRIREAHQNESAPLMMLFPEGTTTNGEFLLPFKTGGFLAKAPVLPVILRYHYQRFSPAWDSISGVRHVIFLLCQFVNFIEVIRLPVYHPSQQEMDDPKLYANNVRRLMASEGNLTLSDIGLAEKRTYHAALNGLFSQC from the exons ATGGAGTCGGAACTCAAAGACCTCAATTCCAAGCCTCCCAACGGCAGTTCCTCCAGGGACGACCGTCCTCTCCTCAAGTCCGAGTCTCTAGCCTCCGCTGACAGCATCGCCGAGATGGAGAAGAAGTTCGCTGCATACGTTCGCCGCGACATCTACGGCACCATGGGACGCGGCGAGTTGCCGCCGAAGGAGAAGCTCTTGCTTGGTTTCGCGTTGGTCACTCTTCTCCCTATCAGAGTTCTTCTCGCGGTCACCGTATTGCTCTTCTATTACTTAATTTGTAGGGTTTGTACTCTATTCTATGCGCCCAATCGCGAAGATGAACAAGAAGATTACGCTCACATGAGTGGCTGGAGGAGAGCGGTTATTGTTTCCTGTGGACGCGCCCTCTCCAGAGTCATGCTCTTCATCTTTGGCTTTTATTGGATCACCGAATCTAACTCTGCTTCCCAG GAAGACAAGCAACAGCCTGAAGAGTCGGACAGACCTGGTGTAATAATATCTAACCATGTGTCATACCTGGACATTTTGTATCACATGTCATCCTCGTTCCCTAGTTTTGTTGCTAAG AGATCAGTGGCTAGACTTCCTCTCGTCGGTCTCATCAG TAAGTGCCTTGGTTGTGTCTATGTTCAGCGGGAATCAAAGTCATCAGACTTCAAGGGTGTTTCAG CTATTGTCACTGATAGAATTCGAGAAGCTCATCAGAATGAGTCCGCTCCATTAATGATGTTATTTCCAG AAGGTACAACCACAAATGGAGAGTTCCTCCTTCCATTCAAAACTGGTGGTTTTTTGGCAAAGGCACCAGTACTTCCTGTGATTTTAAGATATCATTACCAGAGATTTAGCCCTGCCTGGGATTCCATATCTGGG GTGAGGCATGTGATATTTCTCCTGTGTCAATTTGTAAATTTCATAGAGGTGATCCGATTACCTGTTTACCATCCTTCACAACAGGAGATGGATGACCCCAAACTTTATGCCAATAATGTTAGAAGATTGATGGCTTCTGAG
- the LOC106762804 gene encoding uncharacterized protein LOC106762804 isoform X3, with protein MLEAMESSVNGGFSHLQSCGDSSEEELSVLPRHTKVVVTGNNRTKSVLVGLQGVVKKAVGLGGWHWLVLTNGIEVKLQRNALSVIEAPTGNEEDDELEFENMQWNGSDMASDDTQKSHKPRHRMHRTLGSSHHKTMSRSFSGDSHSKGSVSMPHGSAKVDLSKLEMAALWRYWRHFNLVDAVPNPSKEQLVDIVQRHFMSQQIDELQVIMGFVQAAKRLKTVCK; from the exons ATGCTAGAGGCAATGGAAAGCTCAGTCAATGGTGGGTTCTCCCATTTGCAGAGCTGCGGAGACAGCAGCGAAGAGGAGTTATCCGTGCTGCCACGTCACACCAAAGTGGTGGTAACCGGAAATAATCGTACCAAATCGGTGCTCGTTGGTCTTCAAGGTGTTGTTAAGAAAGCCGTTGGTCTGGGAGGATGGCATTGGCTG GTTCTTACCAATGGTATTGAAGTGAAGTTACAAAGAAATGCCCTCAGTGTAATTGAAGCACCCACGGGTaatgaggaagatgatgaactgGAATTTGAAAATATGCAGTGGAATGGATCTGATATGG CATCGGACGACACACAGAAGTCCCACAAACCGAGGCACAGAATGCATAGAACATTGGGATCATCTCATCACAAGACCATGAGTAGGTCCTTCTCTGGCGATTCACACTCAAAGGGGTCCGTTTCTATGCCTCATGGGTCCGCG AAGGTGGACTTGAGCAAACTTGAAATGGCTGCATTGTGGAGATATTGGCGACATTTTAATCTT GTGGATGCGGTCCCAAACCCATCAAAAGAGCAGCTAGTAGACATTGTTCAGAGGCATTTCATGTCACAG CAAATAGACGAGTTGCAAGTGATTATGGGATTTGTACAAGCTGCAAAGAGGCTGAAGACAGTGTGCAAATGA
- the LOC106762728 gene encoding uncharacterized protein LOC106762728 isoform X2: MLEAMESSVNGGFSHLQSCGDSSEEELSVLPRHTKVVVTGNNRTKSVLVGLQGVVKKAVGLGGWHWLVLTNGIEVKLQRNALSVIEAPTGNEEDDDLEFENMQWNGSDMASDDTQKSHKSRHRMHRTLGSSHKTMSRSFSGDSHSKGSVSMPHGSTKVDLSKLEMAALWRYWRHFNLVDAVPNPSKEQLVDIVQRHFMSQAAKRLKTVCK, translated from the exons ATGCTAGAGGCAATGGAAAGCTCAGTCAATGGTGGCTTCTCCCATTTGCAGAGCTGCGGAGACAGCAGTGAAGAGGAGTTATCGGTGCTGCCACGTCACACCAAAGTCGTGGTAACCGGAAATAACCGTACCAAATCGGTGCTCGTTGGTCTCCAAGGTGTTGTCAAGAAAGCCGTTGGTCTGGGAGGATGGCATTGGCTG GTTCTTACAAATGGTATTGAAGTGAAACTACAGAGGAATGCTCTTAGCGTTATTGAAGCACCCACGGGTAATGAGGAAGATGATGACCTTGAATTTGAGAATATGCAGTGGAATGGATCTGATATGG caTCCGACGACACACAGAAGTCCCACAAATCGAGACACAGAATGCATAGAACATTGGGATCATCTCACAAGACCATGAGTAGGTCCTTCTCTGGCGATTCACACTCGAAGGGGTCCGTTTCTATGCCACATGGGTCCACG AAGGTGGACTTGAGCAAACTTGAAATGGCTGCATTGTGGAGATATTGGCGACATTTTAATCTT GTGGACGCGGTCCCAAACCCATCAAAAGAGCAGCTAGTGGACATTGTTCAGAGGCATTTCATGTCGCAG GCTGCAAAGAGGCTGAAGACTGTATGCAAATGA
- the LOC106762804 gene encoding uncharacterized protein LOC106762804 isoform X2, giving the protein MLEAMESSVNGGFSHLQSCGDSSEEELSVLPRHTKVVVTGNNRTKSVLVGLQGVVKKAVGLGGWHWLVLTNGIEVKLQRNALSVIEAPTGNEEDDELEFENMQWNGSDMASDDTQKSHKPRHRMHRTLGSSHHKTMSRSFSGDSHSKGSVSMPHGSAVDLSKLEMAALWRYWRHFNLVDAVPNPSKEQLVDIVQRHFMSQYVATRTKQCPKHAWCMCMYMLKCFSLSLTKNLITIV; this is encoded by the exons ATGCTAGAGGCAATGGAAAGCTCAGTCAATGGTGGGTTCTCCCATTTGCAGAGCTGCGGAGACAGCAGCGAAGAGGAGTTATCCGTGCTGCCACGTCACACCAAAGTGGTGGTAACCGGAAATAATCGTACCAAATCGGTGCTCGTTGGTCTTCAAGGTGTTGTTAAGAAAGCCGTTGGTCTGGGAGGATGGCATTGGCTG GTTCTTACCAATGGTATTGAAGTGAAGTTACAAAGAAATGCCCTCAGTGTAATTGAAGCACCCACGGGTaatgaggaagatgatgaactgGAATTTGAAAATATGCAGTGGAATGGATCTGATATGG CATCGGACGACACACAGAAGTCCCACAAACCGAGGCACAGAATGCATAGAACATTGGGATCATCTCATCACAAGACCATGAGTAGGTCCTTCTCTGGCGATTCACACTCAAAGGGGTCCGTTTCTATGCCTCATGGGTCCGCG GTGGACTTGAGCAAACTTGAAATGGCTGCATTGTGGAGATATTGGCGACATTTTAATCTT GTGGATGCGGTCCCAAACCCATCAAAAGAGCAGCTAGTAGACATTGTTCAGAGGCATTTCATGTCACAG TATGTCGCCACACGAACAAAACAATGCCCTAAACATGCATggtgtatgtgtatgtatatgCTCAAGTGTTTTTCTTTAAGTTTGACGAAAAACTTGATCACTATAGTCTGA
- the LOC106762804 gene encoding uncharacterized protein LOC106762804 isoform X1 codes for MLEAMESSVNGGFSHLQSCGDSSEEELSVLPRHTKVVVTGNNRTKSVLVGLQGVVKKAVGLGGWHWLVLTNGIEVKLQRNALSVIEAPTGNEEDDELEFENMQWNGSDMASDDTQKSHKPRHRMHRTLGSSHHKTMSRSFSGDSHSKGSVSMPHGSAKVDLSKLEMAALWRYWRHFNLVDAVPNPSKEQLVDIVQRHFMSQYVATRTKQCPKHAWCMCMYMLKCFSLSLTKNLITIV; via the exons ATGCTAGAGGCAATGGAAAGCTCAGTCAATGGTGGGTTCTCCCATTTGCAGAGCTGCGGAGACAGCAGCGAAGAGGAGTTATCCGTGCTGCCACGTCACACCAAAGTGGTGGTAACCGGAAATAATCGTACCAAATCGGTGCTCGTTGGTCTTCAAGGTGTTGTTAAGAAAGCCGTTGGTCTGGGAGGATGGCATTGGCTG GTTCTTACCAATGGTATTGAAGTGAAGTTACAAAGAAATGCCCTCAGTGTAATTGAAGCACCCACGGGTaatgaggaagatgatgaactgGAATTTGAAAATATGCAGTGGAATGGATCTGATATGG CATCGGACGACACACAGAAGTCCCACAAACCGAGGCACAGAATGCATAGAACATTGGGATCATCTCATCACAAGACCATGAGTAGGTCCTTCTCTGGCGATTCACACTCAAAGGGGTCCGTTTCTATGCCTCATGGGTCCGCG AAGGTGGACTTGAGCAAACTTGAAATGGCTGCATTGTGGAGATATTGGCGACATTTTAATCTT GTGGATGCGGTCCCAAACCCATCAAAAGAGCAGCTAGTAGACATTGTTCAGAGGCATTTCATGTCACAG TATGTCGCCACACGAACAAAACAATGCCCTAAACATGCATggtgtatgtgtatgtatatgCTCAAGTGTTTTTCTTTAAGTTTGACGAAAAACTTGATCACTATAGTCTGA
- the LOC106762804 gene encoding uncharacterized protein LOC106762804 isoform X4 yields the protein MLEAMESSVNGGFSHLQSCGDSSEEELSVLPRHTKVVVTGNNRTKSVLVGLQGVVKKAVGLGGWHWLVLTNGIEVKLQRNALSVIEAPTGNEEDDELEFENMQWNGSDMASDDTQKSHKPRHRMHRTLGSSHHKTMSRSFSGDSHSKGSVSMPHGSAVDLSKLEMAALWRYWRHFNLVDAVPNPSKEQLVDIVQRHFMSQQIDELQVIMGFVQAAKRLKTVCK from the exons ATGCTAGAGGCAATGGAAAGCTCAGTCAATGGTGGGTTCTCCCATTTGCAGAGCTGCGGAGACAGCAGCGAAGAGGAGTTATCCGTGCTGCCACGTCACACCAAAGTGGTGGTAACCGGAAATAATCGTACCAAATCGGTGCTCGTTGGTCTTCAAGGTGTTGTTAAGAAAGCCGTTGGTCTGGGAGGATGGCATTGGCTG GTTCTTACCAATGGTATTGAAGTGAAGTTACAAAGAAATGCCCTCAGTGTAATTGAAGCACCCACGGGTaatgaggaagatgatgaactgGAATTTGAAAATATGCAGTGGAATGGATCTGATATGG CATCGGACGACACACAGAAGTCCCACAAACCGAGGCACAGAATGCATAGAACATTGGGATCATCTCATCACAAGACCATGAGTAGGTCCTTCTCTGGCGATTCACACTCAAAGGGGTCCGTTTCTATGCCTCATGGGTCCGCG GTGGACTTGAGCAAACTTGAAATGGCTGCATTGTGGAGATATTGGCGACATTTTAATCTT GTGGATGCGGTCCCAAACCCATCAAAAGAGCAGCTAGTAGACATTGTTCAGAGGCATTTCATGTCACAG CAAATAGACGAGTTGCAAGTGATTATGGGATTTGTACAAGCTGCAAAGAGGCTGAAGACAGTGTGCAAATGA
- the LOC106762728 gene encoding uncharacterized protein LOC106762728 isoform X1, which produces MLEAMESSVNGGFSHLQSCGDSSEEELSVLPRHTKVVVTGNNRTKSVLVGLQGVVKKAVGLGGWHWLVLTNGIEVKLQRNALSVIEAPTGNEEDDDLEFENMQWNGSDMASDDTQKSHKSRHRMHRTLGSSHKTMSRSFSGDSHSKGSVSMPHGSTKVDLSKLEMAALWRYWRHFNLVDAVPNPSKEQLVDIVQRHFMSQQIDELQVIVGFVQAAKRLKTVCK; this is translated from the exons ATGCTAGAGGCAATGGAAAGCTCAGTCAATGGTGGCTTCTCCCATTTGCAGAGCTGCGGAGACAGCAGTGAAGAGGAGTTATCGGTGCTGCCACGTCACACCAAAGTCGTGGTAACCGGAAATAACCGTACCAAATCGGTGCTCGTTGGTCTCCAAGGTGTTGTCAAGAAAGCCGTTGGTCTGGGAGGATGGCATTGGCTG GTTCTTACAAATGGTATTGAAGTGAAACTACAGAGGAATGCTCTTAGCGTTATTGAAGCACCCACGGGTAATGAGGAAGATGATGACCTTGAATTTGAGAATATGCAGTGGAATGGATCTGATATGG caTCCGACGACACACAGAAGTCCCACAAATCGAGACACAGAATGCATAGAACATTGGGATCATCTCACAAGACCATGAGTAGGTCCTTCTCTGGCGATTCACACTCGAAGGGGTCCGTTTCTATGCCACATGGGTCCACG AAGGTGGACTTGAGCAAACTTGAAATGGCTGCATTGTGGAGATATTGGCGACATTTTAATCTT GTGGACGCGGTCCCAAACCCATCAAAAGAGCAGCTAGTGGACATTGTTCAGAGGCATTTCATGTCGCAG CAAATTGACGAGTTGCAGGTGATTGTGGGATTTGTCCAGGCTGCAAAGAGGCTGAAGACTGTATGCAAATGA
- the LOC106762609 gene encoding lysophospholipid acyltransferase LPEAT1 isoform X1, which translates to MESELKDLNSKPPNGSSSRDDRPLLKSESLASADSIAEMEKKFAAYVRRDIYGTMGRGELPPKEKLLLGFALVTLLPIRVLLAVTVLLFYYLICRVCTLFYAPNREDEQEDYAHMSGWRRAVIVSCGRALSRVMLFIFGFYWITESNSASQEDKQQPEESDRPGVIISNHVSYLDILYHMSSSFPSFVAKRSVARLPLVGLISKCLGCVYVQRESKSSDFKGVSAIVTDRIREAHQNESAPLMMLFPEGTTTNGEFLLPFKTGGFLAKAPVLPVILRYHYQRFSPAWDSISGVRHVIFLLCQFVNFIEVIRLPVYHPSQQEMDDPKLYANNVRRLMASEGNLTLSDIGLAEKRTYHAALNGNNSLPSVLHQKDE; encoded by the exons ATGGAGTCGGAACTCAAAGACCTCAATTCCAAGCCTCCCAACGGCAGTTCCTCCAGGGACGACCGTCCTCTCCTCAAGTCCGAGTCTCTAGCCTCCGCTGACAGCATCGCCGAGATGGAGAAGAAGTTCGCTGCATACGTTCGCCGCGACATCTACGGCACCATGGGACGCGGCGAGTTGCCGCCGAAGGAGAAGCTCTTGCTTGGTTTCGCGTTGGTCACTCTTCTCCCTATCAGAGTTCTTCTCGCGGTCACCGTATTGCTCTTCTATTACTTAATTTGTAGGGTTTGTACTCTATTCTATGCGCCCAATCGCGAAGATGAACAAGAAGATTACGCTCACATGAGTGGCTGGAGGAGAGCGGTTATTGTTTCCTGTGGACGCGCCCTCTCCAGAGTCATGCTCTTCATCTTTGGCTTTTATTGGATCACCGAATCTAACTCTGCTTCCCAG GAAGACAAGCAACAGCCTGAAGAGTCGGACAGACCTGGTGTAATAATATCTAACCATGTGTCATACCTGGACATTTTGTATCACATGTCATCCTCGTTCCCTAGTTTTGTTGCTAAG AGATCAGTGGCTAGACTTCCTCTCGTCGGTCTCATCAG TAAGTGCCTTGGTTGTGTCTATGTTCAGCGGGAATCAAAGTCATCAGACTTCAAGGGTGTTTCAG CTATTGTCACTGATAGAATTCGAGAAGCTCATCAGAATGAGTCCGCTCCATTAATGATGTTATTTCCAG AAGGTACAACCACAAATGGAGAGTTCCTCCTTCCATTCAAAACTGGTGGTTTTTTGGCAAAGGCACCAGTACTTCCTGTGATTTTAAGATATCATTACCAGAGATTTAGCCCTGCCTGGGATTCCATATCTGGG GTGAGGCATGTGATATTTCTCCTGTGTCAATTTGTAAATTTCATAGAGGTGATCCGATTACCTGTTTACCATCCTTCACAACAGGAGATGGATGACCCCAAACTTTATGCCAATAATGTTAGAAGATTGATGGCTTCTGAG